The genome window TTATGATTTAGCTGCTCTTGACATTTAATCCGATATTATAGCATACGATCCTATAATTAGGTTACTCGACCAACACCGTCCGTTTTCTTTGATCTTCCCGCCATATCATGATGTTGGTCGTTGGGCCTCTTACTTCCCCACTAAATAAAACCTAGGCTGATCCGACAGTCCGTGTTCCAGATAGCTTCCTGATTGACCGTTCGATTTCGTTTCCCCCTCCCGTTGCTCGCCCAAAGCTACTACGCCTCCATAAGTATCGACCGAAGGGGGGGAGGGAAAACGTGACGCTTCCTTTCTACtgtgttagggttagggttcctcTGGTTCGGATGGCGCAGGCGGATGGGCGATCGAGGGGCACGGTTAAGTGGTTCAACAGCACCAAGGGGTTCGGCTTCATCTCGCCGGACGACGGCGGGGAGGACGTCTTCGTCCACCAGTCGTCCATCAAGGCAGAGGGCTTTCGTACCCTCGCCGAGGGGGAGGTCGTCGAGTTCTTGATCACCGAGGGCGATGACGGCCGCGCCAAGGCAGTCGACGTCACCGGGCCCGACGGATCCAACGTCcagggcggcggcggtggcggccgaAGGGACGGGTATGGCGGCGGACGCGGCAGTGGGGCGCGCGGCGGGGTGTATGGTGGAGGATACGGGTTTAATGGTGGAGGATGGGGAGGTGGATGGAGGGGAAGGGGTGGCGGTGGGTTCGGTGGCGGTGGAGCTTGCTATAATTGCGGTGAGTCTGGGCATATTGCTAAGGATTGCTACCAGGgaggaagcggcggcggcggcgggggcggtggcggtggcggcggtgTTTGCTTTAGCTGTGGTGAGATGGGTCATCTCGCTAGGGATTGCTACCAGGCTAGCGGAGGCGGGGGCGGAGGAGTCAGGTATGGCGGGGGTGGCAGTGGTACCGACCGATCCTGTTTTAATTGTGGCGAGATGGGGCACTTCGCCCGGGAATGCCCTGCCAAGAACTGAGGGTTAATTGCTTGCAAgttgtgttcttttcttttttgaccaCCTTATATTGATAGTTTTAGATTATACGCCGGGCTCGTGTCTTTCCATCTTTTTCATCTCTCTAcatggatgtgttttgttatattTGCTGTGGTTTAATTTTGATGGATTGTGGCTTATTTTGGGTATGAAAGTTCTCTCAGCCTGcattttctattatatatatatatatatatatatatatatatatatatatatatatatatattgttgtgaTTCTGTGCAATTGCGTGCTACATTTCTCATCATCTTTTCTTGTTGCAGGTCGTCTTTCCGTTATTATTTGTGTGCTGTAAACGATTTTACATTATGTAATTGAACTGTGACTTCTTGTTGGTGACTTTATCATCTGTGAACGATATTCCTGTTGTAGGGACGCTTTTGACAGACAATGACAGCCCGCATACTGCAGTAGTTTCTTGTGACATGAATTTACAAaggtgatgccttattattatgtGATGGATTTTTATATGGAGATTATTTGCCAACGGTGTTTGTAGGAAAAGTTCCAGTTTCCTTGGGCAACTAGATTTTTGTTATTGCTGCAATCCATGGTTGTAGTACACTGTGCACAAGAGTATTGAGGCTCTTTGCTATTTCTGGTGTTTATCAAAGAATCACATTCTTTTATCATGTTTCTCTTGGAATTCATGTGAAGCACTATGTGAAACACTTGTTGACACTCTTGAAGATTTCAATCTGCATTGAAAGTTAATACTTTAATTAGTAGACTATTTAATCATTTGATGGTTTATACATGTGTCTCATGATTTAGACGTGATCCCTCATCAAACGATGTTACCAATGTGGTTGCTGATGCTCATTGCAATGTTCTTTGCAATATTGTTTTTAGAATCATTCGTGCTTAtagattcttttcttttattatgcttattgtctttgttgttcaGCAATGATTGTAGTTGTGCAGAGATTGAGGATCTTGCGAGTTACAAGTGTTAAATGAGTTGTTGATTGTTAGTTAAATATTCCCCAAGGTTATCGTATAAACTGTCATCAGGTGAGTTCCATTTTAGCCTGCTGCATTAGTATAACATGTTTCTGTTCCTTTAGACGGTTCTGCTTGCTGTCCTGATAATTCAGGGGCATTATTTCTGGACATGAGCCTGTGGGTGCAAGTGGTGAGGGGAAAACACATTAACTGATAAGAAATGTATAATATGCTATGATTGTTTTAAGAATGTGCTTTGTATGTTTTAACTTTTGATGTAAACTAAGATTTCTGATAGGCAATGCTTACACCTGATttgttaaataagatatttagttGATACAATTGGCAGAAGTCAGGTGCCTCATTACCAGCATAATGGTAAAGCACGATTTAGAATCTCAAAGAATTATGTGATGGCATGTCTTAAAATGACATTTAGTTGCACATTAGAAGTTACT of Musa acuminata AAA Group cultivar baxijiao chromosome BXJ2-3, Cavendish_Baxijiao_AAA, whole genome shotgun sequence contains these proteins:
- the LOC135607315 gene encoding glycine-rich protein 2-like, which codes for MAQADGRSRGTVKWFNSTKGFGFISPDDGGEDVFVHQSSIKAEGFRTLAEGEVVEFLITEGDDGRAKAVDVTGPDGSNVQGGGGGGRRDGYGGGRGSGARGGVYGGGYGFNGGGWGGGWRGRGGGGFGGGGACYNCGESGHIAKDCYQGGSGGGGGGGGGGGGVCFSCGEMGHLARDCYQASGGGGGGVRYGGGGSGTDRSCFNCGEMGHFARECPAKN